The Neochlamydia sp. S13 genome has a segment encoding these proteins:
- a CDS encoding protein arginine kinase — protein sequence MANNNKSNVIINQKKLWQNNDNDIWLASILHLHRNLEKFNFPGKLSTERRKQVVSVLSKEILSLDLLETATLIRAEEMEPFEKEFLGEHFWSNDNFIQAHLGEAFIIDASGQFLASFNIRNHLHLQLIECKGELEKAWNKLLKIETTIGQNISFAYNAKYGFLTADIGSCGTALLVSIYLQLPALVHTGKMEEIVEKNKEESIACFGLRGSPKEIIGDLLVVQNNYTLGVTEESIISNLNAFATKMVVEENTARNQIRASSDPYIKDKISRAFGILTHSYQIDAIEALNAISLLKLGIEMGWVEGISRQSINQLFFNCRRSHLLAEFHEKTHLPQEEIVHKRAEFIHKALLQAHLRV from the coding sequence ATGGCCAACAATAATAAATCTAATGTTATTATTAACCAGAAAAAGCTTTGGCAAAACAATGATAATGACATTTGGCTAGCTTCCATTCTTCATCTGCATCGAAATCTTGAGAAATTCAATTTCCCCGGCAAACTTAGTACAGAGCGACGTAAGCAGGTGGTTTCAGTTTTAAGCAAAGAAATTCTATCTTTAGATCTACTCGAGACAGCCACTCTTATTCGGGCGGAAGAAATGGAACCTTTTGAGAAAGAATTTCTAGGAGAACATTTTTGGTCTAATGATAATTTTATCCAGGCTCATTTAGGAGAAGCTTTTATCATTGACGCTTCGGGGCAATTTTTAGCTTCTTTTAATATCCGCAATCACCTCCACTTGCAGCTTATCGAATGTAAAGGCGAACTAGAAAAAGCCTGGAATAAACTTCTGAAAATTGAAACCACTATCGGCCAGAACATTTCTTTTGCCTATAATGCTAAATATGGCTTTCTTACTGCAGATATAGGTAGCTGCGGCACAGCTTTACTTGTTTCTATCTATCTTCAACTTCCCGCTCTTGTTCATACGGGAAAAATGGAGGAAATAGTAGAAAAAAATAAAGAGGAAAGCATTGCTTGCTTTGGCCTTCGAGGCTCTCCCAAAGAAATTATTGGTGATTTGCTAGTCGTGCAAAATAACTATACCCTAGGCGTTACCGAGGAATCGATCATTTCTAATTTAAATGCCTTTGCCACTAAAATGGTTGTCGAAGAAAACACTGCTAGAAATCAAATTCGAGCCAGTAGCGATCCTTATATTAAGGATAAAATCAGTCGTGCCTTTGGTATTTTGACCCATTCTTATCAAATTGATGCTATTGAAGCCCTCAACGCTATCAGTCTCCTTAAATTAGGAATTGAAATGGGCTGGGTAGAAGGCATCTCCCGCCAATCCATCAATCAACTATTCTTTAATTGTCGAAGATCCCATTTGCTAGCAGAATTTCATGAGAAAACACATCTCCCTCAAGAAGAAATTGTCCATAAAAGAGCAGAGTTTATCCATAAAGCTCTCCTTCAAGCGCATCTAAGAGTTTAA
- a CDS encoding UvrB/UvrC motif-containing protein, whose translation MVKKAFEFFEEQVPERPIECTECKKPVAIWYTELIGNTVSQTSMCSDCPIFRRKLHGQTSEKEMGHMVGETSLACGECNTSLEALRVGASLGCSNCYEVFDDIILQELLILDKVPPRVKANKKIFPLHIGRSPGEVREISPSLRLLALNEALNETIKREDYEQAAWLRDQIRALTEENVEKSNGQQ comes from the coding sequence ATGGTTAAAAAGGCCTTTGAATTTTTTGAAGAGCAAGTTCCTGAACGCCCCATTGAATGCACAGAATGCAAAAAACCTGTGGCCATTTGGTATACGGAGCTCATCGGAAATACTGTCTCACAAACCAGCATGTGCTCAGACTGCCCTATCTTTCGACGTAAGCTCCATGGCCAAACAAGTGAAAAAGAAATGGGCCATATGGTCGGGGAAACAAGCCTGGCTTGTGGGGAATGCAATACCTCTTTAGAAGCATTACGCGTAGGAGCCTCTTTAGGATGTAGCAATTGCTACGAAGTTTTTGATGACATTATCTTACAAGAACTCCTCATTCTCGATAAAGTTCCTCCTCGCGTAAAAGCTAATAAAAAAATTTTTCCTCTTCATATAGGACGCAGCCCCGGTGAGGTTAGAGAAATCAGCCCTTCTTTACGTCTACTAGCTCTTAACGAAGCCCTCAATGAGACAATAAAGAGAGAAGATTATGAGCAGGCTGCATGGCTGCGTGATCAAATTAGAGCTTTGACAGAGGAAAATGTGGAGAAAAGTAATGGCCAACAATAA
- the frr gene encoding ribosome recycling factor has translation MNILEQAKSKMLVAIEHLKNDLKSIRTNRANAGMLDSIFVEIYGSSMRIKEVANVTAPEARTLLITPFDPSTTNAIGKSIEKANLGFMPIVDANSIRIKIPPMDENMRKEMVKQCHKKKEEAKISIRNIRREFNEAAKKQKTAGELTEDGLKKNEKNVQELTDKFCKEADELAEKKEKEIITI, from the coding sequence ATGAATATTCTTGAACAAGCAAAATCTAAAATGTTAGTAGCGATTGAACATTTGAAAAATGATTTAAAATCTATACGCACCAATCGTGCCAATGCGGGTATGTTAGATAGCATTTTTGTAGAAATTTATGGCTCTAGCATGCGTATCAAAGAAGTTGCTAATGTGACAGCCCCTGAAGCACGTACGCTTTTAATTACTCCTTTTGATCCTTCTACAACAAATGCAATTGGCAAATCCATTGAAAAAGCTAATCTAGGCTTTATGCCTATCGTGGATGCTAATTCTATCCGCATTAAGATTCCTCCTATGGATGAAAATATGCGCAAAGAGATGGTCAAGCAATGCCATAAAAAGAAAGAAGAAGCAAAAATTAGTATTCGTAATATACGCCGAGAATTTAATGAAGCTGCCAAAAAACAGAAGACAGCTGGTGAGCTTACTGAAGATGGGCTGAAAAAGAATGAGAAAAATGTCCAAGAGTTGACAGATAAGTTTTGCAAAGAAGCTGACGAGCTAGCAGAAAAAAAAGAAAAAGAAATTATCACCATTTAG
- the pyrH gene encoding UMP kinase has translation MTNLSNAKRILLKLSGETLLGEQPFGIHFPTTQQLASALKNIKQEGFELALVIGGGNLFRGLQLKDSKIPRSAADQMGMLATLMNGIALQQALTSIGCTTKLISALECPKVAESYNWNRTNDYLAAGHIVLFVGGTGNPYFTTDSAAALRACEIQADVLLKATKVKGVYTQDPLKFPQAKKYMTLSYSQYLAEKLEVMDTTSIALCMNNQLPIFVFSMEALGKESLKQILSKTENGTLIS, from the coding sequence ATGACAAATCTATCTAACGCCAAGCGAATCTTGTTAAAACTTTCTGGAGAAACCCTATTAGGTGAGCAGCCTTTTGGCATCCATTTTCCTACTACGCAGCAGTTAGCTAGCGCGCTAAAAAATATAAAGCAAGAAGGTTTTGAATTAGCTTTGGTCATTGGAGGAGGAAATCTTTTTCGAGGTCTTCAATTAAAAGACTCAAAAATCCCTCGCTCTGCTGCAGATCAAATGGGCATGTTAGCTACCCTCATGAATGGTATAGCCCTACAGCAAGCCTTAACCTCTATTGGCTGTACAACTAAGCTAATAAGCGCCCTTGAATGCCCTAAGGTGGCCGAAAGCTATAACTGGAACCGCACTAACGACTACCTTGCTGCTGGCCATATCGTCCTTTTCGTAGGTGGCACCGGTAATCCTTATTTCACTACGGACAGCGCTGCTGCCCTACGTGCTTGCGAAATACAAGCTGATGTTTTGCTTAAGGCTACCAAAGTCAAGGGTGTCTACACTCAAGACCCTTTAAAATTTCCTCAAGCAAAAAAATATATGACTTTGTCTTACTCTCAATATCTTGCAGAAAAGCTAGAAGTTATGGATACAACTTCCATCGCTCTTTGCATGAATAATCAGCTTCCTATTTTTGTGTTTAGCATGGAAGCTCTTGGAAAAGAATCTTTAAAACAAATATTATCGAAAACGGAAAATGGAACATTAATTAGTTAA
- a CDS encoding M48 family metallopeptidase: MSSSRIEGETYFQANTFFYNDHINPIIASIIPQFEGMMRSYVILHLIFLILGGIECILMVTFFSLLTQSALLAMCLAGVFLTFFSYFILKVYYQTKKPEQHKEIIQRYLAACKSLLNYQEGCPEHHIALANACCKLANNLHGKEYNFYSFPQWLKSLHSFIEKFSCWWHWQDVHRFKELLLLTSVEENIKLVKCEPTSLEVHASLANAYVMLSGLYVDPRKLEGYDEERWMPVERYSFQMEEKFRAIAERAIEEFKVLNDYAPNDPWVHAQLAYSYRDLQMPKEEIKEYETILKLNPGDRETFYKLGLLYFQQGFNAQGLRVYEELKRTHYKKAESLMENYGLFKPFS, encoded by the coding sequence ATGTCATCCTCCCGCATTGAAGGAGAAACTTACTTTCAAGCTAATACCTTCTTTTATAACGACCACATCAACCCTATCATTGCTTCTATTATTCCTCAGTTTGAGGGTATGATGCGATCTTATGTGATCTTACACTTAATTTTTTTAATATTAGGTGGGATTGAATGTATCTTAATGGTTACCTTTTTTAGCTTATTGACACAATCAGCTTTACTGGCTATGTGTTTAGCTGGAGTATTTCTTACTTTTTTTTCTTATTTCATTTTGAAAGTTTATTACCAGACTAAGAAGCCTGAGCAGCATAAAGAGATCATTCAACGTTATTTGGCTGCTTGCAAAAGCCTTTTGAATTATCAAGAAGGCTGCCCAGAGCATCATATTGCTTTAGCCAATGCATGTTGCAAATTAGCTAATAACCTTCACGGCAAAGAGTATAATTTCTACTCCTTCCCTCAATGGCTAAAATCTTTACATTCTTTTATAGAAAAATTTAGCTGCTGGTGGCATTGGCAAGATGTCCATCGCTTTAAAGAACTTCTCTTGTTAACTTCTGTAGAAGAGAATATCAAGCTTGTCAAGTGTGAGCCGACCAGCTTGGAAGTCCATGCCTCGCTTGCCAATGCTTATGTTATGCTTTCCGGGCTTTACGTAGATCCGCGTAAGTTAGAGGGCTATGATGAAGAACGTTGGATGCCTGTAGAGCGCTATTCCTTTCAGATGGAAGAAAAATTCCGTGCAATTGCCGAACGAGCCATTGAAGAATTTAAGGTCCTTAATGATTATGCGCCCAATGATCCCTGGGTTCATGCGCAATTAGCTTATAGCTATCGGGATTTACAAATGCCTAAAGAAGAAATTAAAGAATATGAAACCATCTTAAAATTAAACCCTGGTGATCGAGAAACTTTTTATAAACTGGGCCTCCTTTACTTCCAACAAGGGTTCAATGCGCAGGGACTACGTGTGTATGAAGAATTAAAACGTACGCATTATAAAAAGGCAGAAAGCCTAATGGAAAATTATGGCTTATTTAAACCTTTTTCTTAA
- a CDS encoding DMT family transporter: MFFVFVLFALFASVFTVGKVALEYAQPFFLIGSRMLVAGILLLAYEFYRKGARISMNWHSFGRILRLAFFNIYITNVLEFWGLKYLTSFKTCFIYSLSPFISALFSYFIFTEKMSIKKWIGLMIGFVGILPMLLSETSAEQKAGHFFMFSWAELAVIIAATTSVYGWILLRQLVNENLYSPLFANGMSMLIGGIITLFHSMLVEDWKPVPVNLNNLVPFFICAAWLLLVSNLICYNLYGWLMKRFSATFMSFAGFSTSMFSALFGWALLGEELGLAFFISSALNLLGLSLFYQEELKKSSVRVDQQTTS, translated from the coding sequence ATGTTTTTTGTATTTGTACTTTTTGCCCTTTTTGCTAGCGTTTTCACAGTCGGCAAAGTCGCTCTAGAATATGCACAGCCTTTTTTTCTGATTGGATCGCGCATGCTAGTGGCGGGTATACTTCTTTTAGCCTATGAATTTTACCGCAAGGGCGCCCGCATCTCCATGAACTGGCACAGCTTTGGCCGTATCTTACGCCTGGCTTTCTTTAACATTTATATTACCAATGTACTCGAATTTTGGGGTCTTAAATATTTAACCTCTTTTAAAACATGTTTTATCTATAGCCTTTCTCCCTTTATATCTGCTTTATTTTCCTATTTTATTTTCACAGAAAAAATGTCGATAAAAAAATGGATAGGATTAATGATTGGATTTGTAGGCATACTTCCCATGTTACTCAGTGAAACATCTGCAGAGCAAAAAGCGGGCCATTTCTTTATGTTTTCTTGGGCAGAGTTAGCTGTAATCATTGCAGCTACCACAAGTGTTTATGGATGGATTCTTTTACGTCAGCTCGTTAATGAAAATCTTTACTCGCCTTTATTTGCCAATGGAATGAGCATGCTGATAGGTGGGATCATTACCCTTTTTCATTCGATGTTAGTAGAAGATTGGAAGCCAGTACCTGTTAATCTCAATAACCTTGTCCCCTTCTTTATTTGTGCCGCTTGGTTGTTACTTGTTTCAAATCTTATCTGCTATAATCTTTATGGCTGGCTGATGAAACGTTTTTCTGCCACTTTTATGTCTTTTGCAGGCTTTTCCACTTCAATGTTTTCTGCTCTATTCGGGTGGGCTCTCTTAGGAGAGGAGCTAGGCCTAGCTTTTTTCATTTCTTCGGCCCTTAATTTGCTAGGCTTAAGTCTTTTCTATCAAGAAGAATTAAAAAAGTCTAGCGTTAGGGTAGACCAACAAACGACTAGCTAA
- a CDS encoding DUF1347 family protein has translation MSYFKIFTLSFCFSLLFIALFIGFAFDSRSTLNQTYEHFASQQYDEARHHLLHGDHPISLADFYLYEGYITREKLGVEKSQPYFLEALQHPANKRSNTAFELSLNLALNAFLQKDTETLQQALDQCLLYTNADHPWFLFFKGNYFYLLKDYPQALTHWQASQSRPWLSKWMEASFQRHLPEDKVRLDCLYAQIELGQLEEARQALKEMLFTSSAATKHDANLLLALSYRKEAETLLPPARPFAFQKAAGYLQLLPEYNVYYIQEKSSLAHSFKEQLLQEIEGSTFINLPLYLQTLEKMQASTQLEEISKRFAQRFTEMTLTGNIEEASQFIQGIADHLHEGNFNQLLASQLTASMQEAIKKGRLHYWKEGWILSQKLLSSDSSCLPTLINALTSKILRLIEDNPEIFKEIYSYLDLWQALEKRAFQRYTLARQLLQKAECLWSLKNEPQKAINLIKLATSLPFEEELKEFQQDIERAVIKIYRQAVLQDNIHQFAFIQQAVQQFNFNSLPVLEAAEIANQIADAQYLYKKKQFTLAADKALGVLKVTPCNQAARRIAVLAAYQEGKYFEVVEHAKHLNSLDFSILEPLAVSMLITGEKEGASFLRLLSDHQPLSDDNKLRLGLGYLLVSQPEPGIGWLSQIQRAKNDGFHDEVLLGFYIAAFQKQDWLQVINLYSQLAPSRQQIPAVQGMIIQSYLAQDQREQAEEIFATFLKHSPFNFLEERGSTAYNILKKHLYSFNAYDFAARYFLYVEKDLAQALSYFREVKNPLPDLLLERAQLAYTLKNYPESVKDLHEALQNAQGSPREKALLLLGQIYFEIGLYPDSVSSFKELFALNCRQDLSVHRLYGQALTLLGRPDLASIHFRHFEIDHLASFSTPQNFGIDLKENRSFHKRPQLLEHQLQLYPQSISLQLLSAKELVFCFNYSADSCDNRSEKLLLAHEILKKINEKHSYLPEAWYLQGQVLTHLKLNRSAKQAFSKAIDLNPYYVEAYKQLAIINKTEKDFGSALYHLRQILQITPHDEEAWRSLACIEEEQNHLSDAIQAWSKALKLQPLHPLYLLKLAHLSFNLHAIEWSEKA, from the coding sequence ATGTCCTATTTTAAAATTTTTACTCTTTCGTTTTGTTTTAGCTTGCTGTTTATTGCTCTCTTTATAGGGTTTGCTTTTGATTCAAGAAGCACTCTTAACCAAACTTATGAGCATTTTGCTAGCCAACAATACGATGAAGCACGCCACCATCTCTTACATGGCGATCATCCTATTTCATTAGCAGATTTTTATTTATATGAAGGGTATATAACCCGTGAGAAATTAGGAGTAGAAAAATCACAACCTTATTTTTTAGAGGCTCTGCAGCATCCGGCTAATAAAAGAAGCAACACCGCTTTCGAATTATCATTAAATCTAGCCTTGAATGCTTTTTTACAAAAAGATACTGAAACCTTACAACAAGCGCTTGATCAATGCCTTTTGTATACTAATGCTGATCATCCTTGGTTCCTTTTCTTTAAAGGCAACTATTTTTATCTGCTTAAAGATTATCCTCAAGCCCTTACCCATTGGCAAGCTAGCCAATCTAGACCCTGGCTATCTAAGTGGATGGAAGCAAGCTTTCAACGTCATCTTCCAGAAGATAAAGTGAGGCTTGATTGTTTATACGCTCAAATTGAGCTAGGCCAATTGGAGGAAGCCCGCCAAGCTTTGAAAGAAATGCTTTTTACCTCTTCAGCGGCTACCAAGCATGATGCTAACCTTCTATTAGCTTTAAGCTACAGGAAAGAAGCCGAAACATTGCTCCCACCTGCACGCCCTTTTGCTTTTCAAAAAGCTGCTGGCTATCTCCAATTGCTACCCGAATACAATGTCTATTACATACAAGAAAAAAGCTCCCTCGCTCATTCCTTTAAAGAACAGCTTTTGCAAGAAATTGAAGGCTCTACATTTATAAACTTACCGCTTTATCTTCAGACGTTAGAAAAAATGCAGGCTTCTACTCAATTAGAGGAAATAAGTAAGCGATTTGCTCAAAGATTTACTGAGATGACCCTTACAGGAAATATTGAGGAAGCTTCGCAATTTATCCAAGGAATAGCAGACCATTTGCATGAAGGTAATTTTAATCAGCTATTGGCCTCACAATTAACAGCCTCTATGCAAGAAGCGATAAAAAAAGGCCGCCTTCATTACTGGAAAGAAGGTTGGATTCTCAGCCAAAAGCTTCTCTCTTCTGATTCCTCATGCCTGCCAACACTCATCAATGCTTTAACATCTAAAATCTTAAGATTGATTGAGGATAATCCTGAAATTTTTAAAGAAATTTACTCCTATCTTGACCTATGGCAGGCTTTAGAAAAAAGGGCTTTCCAGCGCTATACTTTAGCTCGGCAGCTATTGCAAAAAGCCGAATGTCTTTGGTCGCTTAAAAATGAACCTCAAAAAGCCATCAATCTTATAAAATTAGCCACCTCCTTACCCTTCGAAGAAGAGCTAAAAGAGTTCCAGCAAGATATTGAACGTGCAGTCATTAAAATATATCGACAGGCAGTTCTTCAAGATAATATTCACCAGTTTGCCTTTATTCAACAAGCTGTACAACAATTTAATTTTAATTCTCTGCCCGTTCTGGAGGCAGCAGAAATTGCTAATCAAATAGCAGATGCACAATACTTGTACAAAAAAAAGCAGTTTACCTTAGCTGCCGATAAAGCTTTAGGAGTGCTTAAAGTTACTCCTTGCAATCAAGCAGCTCGCCGTATAGCTGTTTTGGCAGCTTATCAAGAAGGGAAATATTTTGAGGTGGTCGAACATGCTAAGCATTTAAACAGTCTAGATTTTTCTATCTTAGAGCCTCTGGCCGTTTCTATGCTCATTACGGGAGAGAAGGAAGGCGCCTCTTTTCTGAGACTTCTCTCCGATCATCAGCCTTTATCTGATGATAATAAGCTGCGCCTAGGTTTAGGCTATTTACTAGTATCTCAGCCCGAACCAGGCATTGGTTGGCTGTCGCAAATTCAAAGGGCTAAAAATGATGGATTCCATGATGAAGTCCTCTTAGGATTTTATATTGCCGCCTTTCAAAAGCAGGATTGGCTGCAAGTAATTAACTTGTATTCTCAACTGGCTCCTTCTAGGCAACAAATTCCTGCCGTTCAAGGAATGATTATCCAATCTTATCTTGCCCAAGATCAAAGAGAGCAAGCCGAAGAAATATTTGCTACCTTTTTAAAGCACAGTCCCTTTAATTTTCTCGAAGAAAGGGGCTCTACGGCTTATAATATCCTTAAAAAGCATTTGTATAGTTTTAATGCCTACGATTTTGCTGCCCGCTATTTTCTGTATGTCGAAAAAGATTTAGCCCAAGCCTTAAGTTATTTTCGTGAAGTTAAAAATCCCCTTCCTGATCTTCTTTTAGAAAGGGCCCAGCTTGCTTATACATTAAAAAATTACCCTGAATCTGTTAAAGATTTACATGAAGCCTTACAAAACGCTCAGGGCTCGCCACGAGAAAAAGCTTTATTGCTTTTAGGTCAAATTTATTTTGAAATTGGTCTATATCCTGATAGCGTTTCTTCTTTTAAAGAACTATTTGCTTTAAATTGTCGGCAGGATCTGAGTGTTCATCGATTATATGGCCAAGCGCTTACCCTCCTAGGAAGACCTGATCTTGCCTCTATACATTTTAGGCACTTTGAAATAGATCATCTTGCTTCATTTTCAACTCCTCAAAATTTTGGCATAGACCTTAAGGAAAATAGATCTTTCCATAAAAGACCACAGCTATTAGAACATCAGCTACAGTTATACCCTCAAAGTATCTCCCTTCAGCTGCTTTCAGCTAAAGAGCTTGTTTTTTGTTTCAATTATTCAGCGGATAGCTGCGATAATAGATCTGAGAAACTTCTATTAGCACACGAAATTCTTAAGAAAATTAATGAAAAGCACTCTTACCTTCCAGAAGCCTGGTATCTTCAAGGTCAAGTTTTAACTCATTTAAAACTTAATCGAAGTGCCAAACAAGCTTTCTCAAAAGCAATTGATTTAAATCCTTACTATGTTGAAGCCTATAAGCAACTAGCGATAATTAATAAAACTGAGAAAGATTTTGGCTCTGCCCTTTATCATCTGAGGCAAATTTTACAAATTACTCCCCATGATGAAGAAGCATGGAGGTCGCTGGCTTGTATAGAAGAAGAACAAAATCATCTCAGCGATGCCATTCAAGCCTGGAGTAAAGCATTAAAGCTCCAACCCCTTCACCCCCTTTATCTACTCAAATTAGCGCATTTAAGTTTTAACCTACACGCCATAGAATGGAGTGAGAAGGCATAA
- a CDS encoding response regulator, with protein MQKSKIVLLEDEEDIAALIKLQADISGYKLHTETDGLNGLRAIEKEKPDLVILDIMLPGLSGLDVCRKMKTHPELKDIPVIMISAKSEELDVVLGLELGADDYVAKPFSPKVLFSRVRAVLRRGKDLPEKALKTIAFGNFTMEVERYLVRKNDKSISLTLSEFGILKRLVTNMGKVLTRNQLLDDIQNSDAFVVDRNIDVHIASLRKKLGPNFQWIETVRGVGYRFLEEEE; from the coding sequence ATGCAAAAATCAAAAATTGTCCTGCTTGAAGATGAGGAAGATATAGCTGCATTGATTAAATTACAAGCAGATATTTCTGGATATAAATTGCATACAGAAACTGATGGTCTGAATGGATTAAGGGCCATTGAAAAAGAAAAACCGGATTTAGTTATTTTGGATATTATGCTTCCTGGCTTAAGTGGTCTAGATGTTTGCCGAAAAATGAAAACTCATCCCGAATTAAAAGATATCCCTGTCATCATGATTTCTGCAAAAAGTGAGGAATTAGATGTAGTGTTAGGGCTGGAATTAGGGGCCGATGATTATGTTGCGAAGCCTTTTTCTCCTAAAGTTTTATTTTCACGCGTTCGAGCTGTACTACGACGTGGCAAAGATCTCCCTGAAAAAGCTTTAAAAACTATTGCATTTGGTAATTTTACGATGGAAGTAGAGCGTTATCTAGTAAGAAAAAACGATAAATCTATATCTTTAACCCTGTCAGAGTTTGGGATTTTAAAGCGCTTGGTAACAAATATGGGTAAGGTTTTAACACGTAACCAATTGCTTGACGATATTCAAAATAGTGACGCTTTTGTGGTGGATAGAAATATTGATGTGCACATTGCTTCTCTTCGTAAAAAATTAGGCCCCAACTTTCAGTGGATTGAGACGGTCCGGGGAGTGGGCTATCGTTTCTTAGAAGAGGAAGAATAA
- a CDS encoding transposase, with protein sequence MNQSLPASFHALLILDRAGYHISKSIKFPLNIHLFFLPPYSPELNPVENMGHYLRSHYWSNRIYKGYKELEKMAIASWEKVCLNKKRIKSLCVVSYA encoded by the coding sequence ATTAATCAATCATTACCAGCTTCTTTTCATGCCTTATTAATTTTAGACCGAGCCGGTTATCATATTAGCAAGTCAATTAAGTTTCCTCTTAATATTCACCTTTTCTTCTTGCCTCCTTATAGTCCTGAACTTAACCCGGTTGAAAACATGGGGCACTATTTGCGCAGCCATTATTGGTCCAATCGTATCTACAAGGGTTACAAAGAGCTAGAGAAGATGGCGATAGCTTCGTGGGAAAAGGTATGCCTAAACAAAAAAAGGATAAAAAGCTTATGTGTTGTATCGTATGCTTAA